A genome region from Anastrepha ludens isolate Willacy chromosome 3, idAnaLude1.1, whole genome shotgun sequence includes the following:
- the LOC128858468 gene encoding rab11 family-interacting protein 5 isoform X3, with the protein MWSPTHIQVTVQRAKGLLTKGKNGTNNCFVTISLGKEKYQTSVKDKAEANVSWNEECELKIPDQGNRAELALTCLHRNNLGIDEFLGQATLPLNEMDVYDRPRSKWFKLESKPGKEKKNKERGELEVRISFVVKSGSLTDLSKKEKHKSSIGQLASSVGGSLLSIGTIEKRKGIKKFAKSIGSKMHLSSKKKNKDGDDVSNFSGSFASIGTPNSSNGGSHRYGQRAGEADPGVISEDEDEFVFDNLSHKSSASSLNIRSNLQPPTQNFAPRNPSPLLGKVGEKSEDNRSTPSPKATERIIIGHEKSTSHAERRSEISAALAKKYDGKSREELMLIANGMENEALLQRQRVKELEDYLDNLLLRVMETHPKLLQNPYSRTTSAKSIFTFSCNHKYLFQFHYTQHLTYISMHQHILITLNG; encoded by the exons TTCAACGTGCAAAAGGCCTGCTGACGAAAGGTAAAAATGGTACCAACAATTGCTTCGTCACAATTTCACTGGGCAAAGAGAAATACCAGACATCAGTCAAGGACAAAGCGGAAGCGAATGTTAGTTGGAATGAGGAATGTGAACT CAAAATTCCCGATCAAGGCAATCGTGCCGAACTGGCTTTGACTTGTCTGCATCGCAATAATCTCGGTATAGATGAGTTTCTCGGTCAGGCAACATTGCCACTCAATGAAATGGACGTATACGATCGTCCACGCTCTAAATGGTTCAAGCTGGAGAGTAAACCCGGGAAAGAGAAAAAGAATAAAGAGCGTGGTGAATTGGAGGTGCGGATTTCCTTTGTTGTCAAATCTGGCTCACTGACTGATCTGAGCAAGAAAGAAAAGCACAAGTCTTCCATCGGCCAGTTGGCTTCTTCCGTGGGTGGCAGTCTTCTCTCAATTGGCACAATAGAAAAGCGCAAAGGCATTAAGAAGTTTGCCAAATCGATTGGCTCGAAAATGCATTTGAGCagcaagaagaagaacaaagatGGTGATGATGTATCGAACTTCAGTGGCTCATTCGCGAGCATAGGCACTCCGAATAGTTCGAATGGTGGTAGTCATCGTTATGGGCAGCGCGCTGGTGAGGCCGATCCCGGTGTGATTAGTGAGGATGAAGATGAGTtcgtttttgacaatttgtcACACAAAAGCTCGGCGAGTTCGTTGAACATACGTTCGAACCTACAGCCGCCTACACAAAATTTTGCGCCTCGTAATCCTTCACCGCTGCTGGGCAAAGTCGGAG AGAAAAGTGAAGATAATCGGTCCACACCAAGTCCCAAAGCCACTGAACGCATTATAATTGGCCATGAAAAATCCACATCACACGCAGAACGACGCTCGGAAATATCAGCAGCGCTAGCCAAGAAATATGATGGCAAATCGCGAGAG GAACTTATGCTAATAGCAAATGGTATGGAAAATGAAGCGTTACTGCAACGTCAACGTGTTAAGGAGCTGGAGGACTATCTGGATAATTTGCTGCTGCGTGTAATGGAAACGCATCCAAAACTTTTACAGAATCCCTACTCAAGAACCACATCGGCGAAGAG CATTTTCACCTTTAGCTGTAACCATAAAtacttatttcaatttcattacaCTCAACACCTAACCTATATTTCAATGCACCAGCACATACTAATTACCTTGAATGGATGA
- the LOC128858468 gene encoding rab11 family-interacting protein 1 isoform X1 has translation MWSPTHIQVTVQRAKGLLTKGKNGTNNCFVTISLGKEKYQTSVKDKAEANVSWNEECELKIPDQGNRAELALTCLHRNNLGIDEFLGQATLPLNEMDVYDRPRSKWFKLESKPGKEKKNKERGELEVRISFVVKSGSLTDLSKKEKHKSSIGQLASSVGGSLLSIGTIEKRKGIKKFAKSIGSKMHLSSKKKNKDGDDVSNFSGSFASIGTPNSSNGGSHRYGQRAGEADPGVISEDEDEFVFDNLSHKSSASSLNIRSNLQPPTQNFAPRNPSPLLGKVGGKPLSRRDLVEEDLAVDPELEELENDFSVRARTLPPPSKPPRTQQQLNDVIAASPKQKEPALDEWESKLYKQHLQIGSSDSLKRRSWEQSRVPLPTPNEEAEKELQMKVEEKNVAENKQENGIQKQENGFADRNISQRNSESDSSLSSSDSDEEKSMPELNKTEVKGVTNKPQELILTPKPVAATQNISLLSPDDETKDFKEFNASFSKFEQRNKSHLFDLDMDKKWHTKSFIQEESRAPAVPKAMPRNREREVELKRAEEEQEAERERQAEAEAKAAAAKAAADAEAKVAAVAAAEAARKRQAELEAASIAAEIERNRREAVEKEEQRRAAEDAHLEEELRRNEQKLREEEEALQEELRQREEEKRREAKRREEDQRILNFAKRSTSLEEEKTAYGTPEQSPSETSSEKRERRMGKYKYLNKREKSEDNRSTPSPKATERIIIGHEKSTSHAERRSEISAALAKKYDGKSREELMLIANGMENEALLQRQRVKELEDYLDNLLLRVMETHPKLLQNPYSRTTSAKSIFTFSCNHKYLFQFHYTQHLTYISMHQHILITLNG, from the exons TTCAACGTGCAAAAGGCCTGCTGACGAAAGGTAAAAATGGTACCAACAATTGCTTCGTCACAATTTCACTGGGCAAAGAGAAATACCAGACATCAGTCAAGGACAAAGCGGAAGCGAATGTTAGTTGGAATGAGGAATGTGAACT CAAAATTCCCGATCAAGGCAATCGTGCCGAACTGGCTTTGACTTGTCTGCATCGCAATAATCTCGGTATAGATGAGTTTCTCGGTCAGGCAACATTGCCACTCAATGAAATGGACGTATACGATCGTCCACGCTCTAAATGGTTCAAGCTGGAGAGTAAACCCGGGAAAGAGAAAAAGAATAAAGAGCGTGGTGAATTGGAGGTGCGGATTTCCTTTGTTGTCAAATCTGGCTCACTGACTGATCTGAGCAAGAAAGAAAAGCACAAGTCTTCCATCGGCCAGTTGGCTTCTTCCGTGGGTGGCAGTCTTCTCTCAATTGGCACAATAGAAAAGCGCAAAGGCATTAAGAAGTTTGCCAAATCGATTGGCTCGAAAATGCATTTGAGCagcaagaagaagaacaaagatGGTGATGATGTATCGAACTTCAGTGGCTCATTCGCGAGCATAGGCACTCCGAATAGTTCGAATGGTGGTAGTCATCGTTATGGGCAGCGCGCTGGTGAGGCCGATCCCGGTGTGATTAGTGAGGATGAAGATGAGTtcgtttttgacaatttgtcACACAAAAGCTCGGCGAGTTCGTTGAACATACGTTCGAACCTACAGCCGCCTACACAAAATTTTGCGCCTCGTAATCCTTCACCGCTGCTGGGCAAAGTCGGAGGTAAGCCATTGTCTAGAAGAGATTTGGTGGAGGAGGATCTCGCTGTAGATCCCGAGTTAGAAGAGTTAGAAAACGACTTCAGCGTCCGTGCACGAACACTGCCGCCGCCCTCGAAACCACCTCGCACACAACAACAACTCAACGATGTGATAGCTGCGTCACCGAAGCAAAAGGAACCGGCTCTGGACGAATGGGAATCGAAGCTATACAAACAACATTTGCAGATTGGAAGTTCAGATTCGTTAAAACGACGCTCCTGGGAGCAATCGCGCGTGCCGTTACCAACACCCAATGAAGAGGCAGAAAAGGAATTGCAAATGAAAGTGGAAGAGAAAAACGTGGCCGAAAATAAGCAAGAAAATGGTATTCAGAAACAGGAAAATGGTTTCGCTGATAGAAATATTTCGCAAAGAAACAGCGAGAGTGACTCTTCTTTATCATCTTCAGACTCAGACGAGGAGAAAAGTATGCCTGAATTAAACAAAACTGAAGTCAAAGGCGTTACTAACAAGCCACAAGAACTTATTCTCACCCCTAAGCCCGTAGCAGCAACTCAAAATATAAGTCTCCTCTCGCCTGATGATGAAACAAAAGATTTCAAAGAGTTTAACGCTtcgttttcaaaattcgaacaGCGCAATAAATCGCATTTATTTGATTTGGATATGGATAAAAAATGGCATACAAAATCTTTTATACAGGAAGAGTCCAGAGCGCCTGCTGTGCCAAAGGCTATGCCACGCAATCGTGAAAGGGAAGTAGAACTCAAACGCGCTGAAGAAGAGCAAGAAGCCGAGCGCGAACGTCAAGCGGAGGCTGAAGCTAAAGCTGCAGCAGCAAAAGCAGCAGCTGATGCCGAAGCCAAGGTCGCAGCTGTTGCTGCTGCAGAGGCTGCGCGTAAGCGCCAAGCTGAACTAGAGGCGGCTTCTATTGCTGCAGAGATTGAACGAAACCGACGCGAAGCTGTTGAAAAAGAAGAACAAAGACGAGCTGCCGAAGATGCACACCTCGAAGAAGAGCTACGCAGAAATGAGCAAAAGTTACGAGAAGAAGAGGAAGCATTGCAGGAAGAATTGCGCCAGCGTGAAGAGGAGAAACGGCGAGAAGCGAAAAGACGTGAAGAAGATCAACGCATTTTGAACTTTGCCAAACGCTCTACATCGCTGGAGGAAGAAAAAACCGCCTACGGCACGCCCGAACAATCGCCCAGCGAGACCTCGTCTGAGAAACGTGAACGGCGTATGGGCAAATACAAGTATCTCAATAAGCGAG AGAAAAGTGAAGATAATCGGTCCACACCAAGTCCCAAAGCCACTGAACGCATTATAATTGGCCATGAAAAATCCACATCACACGCAGAACGACGCTCGGAAATATCAGCAGCGCTAGCCAAGAAATATGATGGCAAATCGCGAGAG GAACTTATGCTAATAGCAAATGGTATGGAAAATGAAGCGTTACTGCAACGTCAACGTGTTAAGGAGCTGGAGGACTATCTGGATAATTTGCTGCTGCGTGTAATGGAAACGCATCCAAAACTTTTACAGAATCCCTACTCAAGAACCACATCGGCGAAGAG CATTTTCACCTTTAGCTGTAACCATAAAtacttatttcaatttcattacaCTCAACACCTAACCTATATTTCAATGCACCAGCACATACTAATTACCTTGAATGGATGA
- the LOC128858468 gene encoding rab11 family-interacting protein 1 isoform X2 produces the protein MWSPTHIQVTVQRAKGLLTKGKNGTNNCFVTISLGKEKYQTSVKDKAEANVSWNEECELKIPDQGNRAELALTCLHRNNLGIDEFLGQATLPLNEMDVYDRPRSKWFKLESKPGKEKKNKERGELEVRISFVVKSGSLTDLSKKEKHKSSIGQLASSVGGSLLSIGTIEKRKGIKKFAKSIGSKMHLSSKKKNKDGDDVSNFSGSFASIGTPNSSNGGSHRYGQRAGEADPGVISEDEDEFVFDNLSHKSSASSLNIRSNLQPPTQNFAPRNPSPLLGKVGGKPLSRRDLVEEDLAVDPELEELENDFSVRARTLPPPSKPPRTQQQLNDVIAASPKQKEPALDEWESKLYKQHLQIGSSDSLKRRSWEQSRVPLPTPNEEAEKELQMKVEEKNVAENKQENGIQKQENGFADRNISQRNSESDSSLSSSDSDEEKSMPELNKTEVKGVTNKPQELILTPKPVAATQNISLLSPDDETKDFKEFNASFSKFEQRNKSHLFDLDMDKKWHTKSFIQEESRAPAVPKAMPRNREREVELKRAEEEQEAERERQAEAEAKAAAAKAAADAEAKVAAVAAAEAARKRQAELEAASIAAEIERNRREAVEKEEQRRAAEDAHLEEELRRNEQKLREEEEALQEELRQREEEKRREAKRREEDQRILNFAKRSTSLEEEKTAYGTPEQSPSETSSEKRERRMGKYKYLNKREKSEDNRSTPSPKATERIIIGHEKSTSHAERRSEISAALAKKYDGKSREELMLIANGMENEALLQRQRVKELEDYLDNLLLRVMETHPKLLQNPYSRTTSAKSG, from the exons TTCAACGTGCAAAAGGCCTGCTGACGAAAGGTAAAAATGGTACCAACAATTGCTTCGTCACAATTTCACTGGGCAAAGAGAAATACCAGACATCAGTCAAGGACAAAGCGGAAGCGAATGTTAGTTGGAATGAGGAATGTGAACT CAAAATTCCCGATCAAGGCAATCGTGCCGAACTGGCTTTGACTTGTCTGCATCGCAATAATCTCGGTATAGATGAGTTTCTCGGTCAGGCAACATTGCCACTCAATGAAATGGACGTATACGATCGTCCACGCTCTAAATGGTTCAAGCTGGAGAGTAAACCCGGGAAAGAGAAAAAGAATAAAGAGCGTGGTGAATTGGAGGTGCGGATTTCCTTTGTTGTCAAATCTGGCTCACTGACTGATCTGAGCAAGAAAGAAAAGCACAAGTCTTCCATCGGCCAGTTGGCTTCTTCCGTGGGTGGCAGTCTTCTCTCAATTGGCACAATAGAAAAGCGCAAAGGCATTAAGAAGTTTGCCAAATCGATTGGCTCGAAAATGCATTTGAGCagcaagaagaagaacaaagatGGTGATGATGTATCGAACTTCAGTGGCTCATTCGCGAGCATAGGCACTCCGAATAGTTCGAATGGTGGTAGTCATCGTTATGGGCAGCGCGCTGGTGAGGCCGATCCCGGTGTGATTAGTGAGGATGAAGATGAGTtcgtttttgacaatttgtcACACAAAAGCTCGGCGAGTTCGTTGAACATACGTTCGAACCTACAGCCGCCTACACAAAATTTTGCGCCTCGTAATCCTTCACCGCTGCTGGGCAAAGTCGGAGGTAAGCCATTGTCTAGAAGAGATTTGGTGGAGGAGGATCTCGCTGTAGATCCCGAGTTAGAAGAGTTAGAAAACGACTTCAGCGTCCGTGCACGAACACTGCCGCCGCCCTCGAAACCACCTCGCACACAACAACAACTCAACGATGTGATAGCTGCGTCACCGAAGCAAAAGGAACCGGCTCTGGACGAATGGGAATCGAAGCTATACAAACAACATTTGCAGATTGGAAGTTCAGATTCGTTAAAACGACGCTCCTGGGAGCAATCGCGCGTGCCGTTACCAACACCCAATGAAGAGGCAGAAAAGGAATTGCAAATGAAAGTGGAAGAGAAAAACGTGGCCGAAAATAAGCAAGAAAATGGTATTCAGAAACAGGAAAATGGTTTCGCTGATAGAAATATTTCGCAAAGAAACAGCGAGAGTGACTCTTCTTTATCATCTTCAGACTCAGACGAGGAGAAAAGTATGCCTGAATTAAACAAAACTGAAGTCAAAGGCGTTACTAACAAGCCACAAGAACTTATTCTCACCCCTAAGCCCGTAGCAGCAACTCAAAATATAAGTCTCCTCTCGCCTGATGATGAAACAAAAGATTTCAAAGAGTTTAACGCTtcgttttcaaaattcgaacaGCGCAATAAATCGCATTTATTTGATTTGGATATGGATAAAAAATGGCATACAAAATCTTTTATACAGGAAGAGTCCAGAGCGCCTGCTGTGCCAAAGGCTATGCCACGCAATCGTGAAAGGGAAGTAGAACTCAAACGCGCTGAAGAAGAGCAAGAAGCCGAGCGCGAACGTCAAGCGGAGGCTGAAGCTAAAGCTGCAGCAGCAAAAGCAGCAGCTGATGCCGAAGCCAAGGTCGCAGCTGTTGCTGCTGCAGAGGCTGCGCGTAAGCGCCAAGCTGAACTAGAGGCGGCTTCTATTGCTGCAGAGATTGAACGAAACCGACGCGAAGCTGTTGAAAAAGAAGAACAAAGACGAGCTGCCGAAGATGCACACCTCGAAGAAGAGCTACGCAGAAATGAGCAAAAGTTACGAGAAGAAGAGGAAGCATTGCAGGAAGAATTGCGCCAGCGTGAAGAGGAGAAACGGCGAGAAGCGAAAAGACGTGAAGAAGATCAACGCATTTTGAACTTTGCCAAACGCTCTACATCGCTGGAGGAAGAAAAAACCGCCTACGGCACGCCCGAACAATCGCCCAGCGAGACCTCGTCTGAGAAACGTGAACGGCGTATGGGCAAATACAAGTATCTCAATAAGCGAG AGAAAAGTGAAGATAATCGGTCCACACCAAGTCCCAAAGCCACTGAACGCATTATAATTGGCCATGAAAAATCCACATCACACGCAGAACGACGCTCGGAAATATCAGCAGCGCTAGCCAAGAAATATGATGGCAAATCGCGAGAG GAACTTATGCTAATAGCAAATGGTATGGAAAATGAAGCGTTACTGCAACGTCAACGTGTTAAGGAGCTGGAGGACTATCTGGATAATTTGCTGCTGCGTGTAATGGAAACGCATCCAAAACTTTTACAGAATCCCTACTCAAGAACCACATCGGCGAAGAG